ACCAAGTTAGCTGCTAAGGCTAGTTAACCCAAGCCAGTTTACGGACGAGAATATGAACAAATCAAAAAAACCTGAAAATATGGATTTTTCCTCGATGGAAAAAAAGCTGCGTGAACTCGGTATTGATAATGGCATTAGTCATCTTAGCAAAGCTAAAAATACCGCCATTTCGTCTGATTCAGGCAAGCAACATCCGGTCACTCCATCTAAAAAAACACCGGGTAAAGCTCGTCAAGTACCAAGTCAACTCGCGATTCAAGACGAAAGCGATAGAGTACCCAGCGATTGGTGCAACTACATATTTGGTACACTTCTAAGTATTTATGAATCGACATGGATAAAATCTTATGGTGGACGTCCTACTGGCCGCTTTCTTGATTTCGCTGATAGTCTCAGTGAAGAAGAGTTAATGCGCATTATTCAGCACTGTCGCGAACGCCTTCAAGGAGGTGAGACTTGGCCACCTATTATGGGTGAATTAACCATATTAAAAGGCCAATTAACCGTTTCAGAACTTATGGATGCTCAGATGAGAGTCATCAATAAAGAACCTCAAAGTCAGATAGAAAAATGGATAATTCAGAACAAAGGCTTCGAACTACGCCGGCTCTCACAAACCCAACTAGCGAAACGATTTAAAGAATTCTACCTAGAGGCAATGAAGCTTCAGGAGAAAGGTAAACTTAGAACAGAGATGCCTAAAGCTCTTGCCGCCAATTCGGTTAGAAACCTTAACGATGAGAAACAAGAAGAATATCGACAAGAGCACGGCAACCAAATCAATCCCCGAATCCAGGCAATATTGGATAGTAAAAAGTCACAAGAACAGTAATATAATTCGTAAAGGTAAGACCTCGCAAAATACCGCGAGGTAATGACTATTCGTCTATTTCCGAGCTCAACCATCCTACCCGCTTCTATCACAACCTCTTTGCGCTATTTTCTAGATGAACCTAACCTGAATAAGCTGTTCAACAATCATTAACGAATAGGGGTGTACCTTTGTTCCCATAGTCATTAACAATATCTATGGGGTTAACAATGAGCTCAATCAGCATCGTCGTCATTACACTTAATGAAGAAAAACGAATTGGTCATTTATTAGAAGACCTTGGCAAACAATGTCATCAAGATTTCGAAGTCATTCTAGTCGACTCAAACAGTGATGATACAACCAGAGAAATCGCAAGTTCATACGAAGAAACCCTACCCGACCTTACCATCCACAAGATGGAAACCAGAGGCGTGAGCCTCGGTAGGAATACTGGTGCATCAATAGCGAAGCACAATCGGTTGCTTTTTTTGGATGCAGACGTAAGGCTACCACCCGATTTTTTAAGTCGCACATTGTATCAGCTAGAGACAAAAAAACTGGAGGTAGCAGGATTCTATATGGGAGCCAAGGACCTACCGATGATATATAAACTAGGCTACTACTGCTTTAATTTTGGTTTATTCATCACACAGTTTTTTTTCCCGACAGCGGTAGGGGCATGCCTTTTCGCGACAAAACGCGTACATCAAGAGATCGGAGGGTTTGATGAGCAAATTACACTCTGTGAAGATTGTGAATACGTAAAAAAAGCTAGCAAAACATGGCGTTACCGCCTTCTGCCTTTAACATTTCATTTTGACCCCCGTCGACTAGATCAAGATGGTGCTTTCAAAACGGGCTTAACCTATTTGAAAGCCAACCTACGTCGTTTTTTCTTTGGCGAAATGCGTAATAATGAAATGGAATACAAATTCGGCCATTACAAAGAAAGTGTATAACGTCAGGACAGCACAATGTTTGAAGGAACAACCCTTTTTATTGGCGCACTACTAGATGCGGTAATCGGCCCCAATCTACTTGTGCCCGGAGAGCCTTTCATGTTGGCAGCGGGCTATCAACTTCATCAAGGAGTTTGGTCAGGCGTGATCGCTGTTTTACTCGGAGGCTTTATTGGCGACCAGATTAGTTTTTTTATTGGTCATCAAGTAGGTTCGCCCG
This portion of the Vibrio sp. VB16 genome encodes:
- a CDS encoding glycosyltransferase — translated: MSSISIVVITLNEEKRIGHLLEDLGKQCHQDFEVILVDSNSDDTTREIASSYEETLPDLTIHKMETRGVSLGRNTGASIAKHNRLLFLDADVRLPPDFLSRTLYQLETKKLEVAGFYMGAKDLPMIYKLGYYCFNFGLFITQFFFPTAVGACLFATKRVHQEIGGFDEQITLCEDCEYVKKASKTWRYRLLPLTFHFDPRRLDQDGAFKTGLTYLKANLRRFFFGEMRNNEMEYKFGHYKESV